Sequence from the Candoia aspera isolate rCanAsp1 chromosome 7, rCanAsp1.hap2, whole genome shotgun sequence genome:
gcaaacagcctttaaatatgtttgttttctgtaaataaaattatttttatagaaatgcctggtgtgtgacttttctgatctctcctgggtcaaATGCTCTCCTAGCACTCTGCAACAAATCCCACCCTGTCCTTCTCCCTAGTGCCTGTGTTTTGGGAACATTTAAAAGTCCTCCAGCTGGTTATTCATTTCAGactcacccacccccaccccccgattCTTAACCCACTACAGAAAGAAACTCTGGTCAGGAAAGTCCTTCTGCAAGAGAGGACTAGTCCTGGGAGGACCCCAGTTCTGTCCTCTACCTTCCCAATCCTTGCCATCAAAGGTTAGGGTTTGGGTTTCATTGGGATAACAGGTCTTCACCAGGTTCAGCTCTGGCCGAGAGTTTTCTCTGACCTCCTTTCTGAATATAAATTCCTGAGCTTGGTTGTCAGAAGGCGGAACTCAAGTCAGCCTCTCTCAATGTTGTTGGGGAGCCAGTTGCAAAGGGCCTGCGGAGTAGAACCTCGAGGCTTCTGCATCTTTCCACTGGCaagggcaggagagagagtagctGTCCTACTGAATTCACCTTCACTTGTCATGTCCTTTGGGTAGAGGCATATTCTGCCTTCTGGCCACTCAGAAGCTTCCATAGGGCCTCCTTGACCTCCTTGTTGCGGAGGCTGTAGATCAGGGGATTCAGCATGGGGGTGATGATACAATAGAGGGTGGAGATCAGGGTGTCAATCTCCAAGGAGTAGCCCGCACTGGGCCGGTTGTAATTCACAATGGCCATGCCAAAGTAGATGGCGACCACAGTCAAGTGGGCAGCACAGGTGGAGAAGGCTTTGCTCCTGCCAGTATTAGAGCGGATCCGCAAGATGGCAGAGACTATGCTGGCATAAGACATGAGGATAAACAAGAAAGGACTCACGCTCATGAAGATGCTGGCCAAGTGGAGAGCAATCTCGTTGATGTAAATATCACTGCATGCAATTTTCAGGAGGGGTGGAACATCACAGAAGATGTGGTCGATCTGGTTGGCTCCACAGAAGTCCACATTGGTGGCCAGAGCTGTGTGAATTGATGAATCAAGAAAGCCCCAGATCCAAGAAGCCAGAGCCAGAGGGATACACACCTGACTGCTCATCAGATTACTGTACT
This genomic interval carries:
- the LOC134501149 gene encoding olfactory receptor 5AR1-like; this encodes MDARNHTQVSEFVFLGFSGVPHGQIYLFVVFLAIYLVTIIGNTTIFTLIRLDSRLHSPMYLFLSHLSCLDVCYSTVTVPKILINFLYQRHTISYNQCMAQMFFLMTFAGSECALLAVMAFDRYAAICQPLQYSNLMSSQVCIPLALASWIWGFLDSSIHTALATNVDFCGANQIDHIFCDVPPLLKIACSDIYINEIALHLASIFMSVSPFLFILMSYASIVSAILRIRSNTGRSKAFSTCAAHLTVVAIYFGMAIVNYNRPSAGYSLEIDTLISTLYCIITPMLNPLIYSLRNKEVKEALWKLLSGQKAEYASTQRT